The genomic DNA CTCCCGACCGAGGACGAGGTTGCGGCCTATAAAGTGGAGGCGAAAGAAGCGCGGCCGGAAGTGCAGGAGCTCTACATCGAAGCCAAGATGAACAATATCGACATCAAGCTCGCCAAGAACAAACTGCTCCCAAAGTTGGATTTGGAAGGGGCGCCGCAACCTAACTTCGCGGATTGGATGGTGGGATACCAGTGGCGGCTCGGCCTGCACGCTGAGATGCCGCTGTTCCAGCGGGAAGCGCGTGGGAAGGTCATGGCCGCGGAAGTGAGCCAGCAGCAATTGGCATTGAAGCAGCACTATGCAGAGCAGCAAGTCACCTTCGACGTGGACAACTGGCTCTCGGCTCAAGTGCGCGCCAGAGACAGGGTGGCAGCGGCGACGGAAGCGCTGCGGTTGGCCAAGACGTTGGAAGAAGGTGAGCGCACGAGGTTTAACATGGGGGCCACCACCGTGTTATTCGTGAACCTCCGTGAGCGCAACGTGGTGCAACAGGCGTACCAGCTGTATCGGGCGCAGGCCGACTACGCCGTGTCGCGTGGAGGGATGCTGTGGGCAAGGGGCTCGTTGTCGAAGCCCTGGCCCGAAAGGGAGCTGGCCAGGTACGGGAATCCTCTGACAGCGGCGGGCATGAACGGCTACAAACAACCGGGACGCGATTAATTCGGCACAAGGAGTACCGTCGATGGCCGCTCTATTACTCCTGATCCTCATCTTGCTTCCCGTGGCGACACTGGCGGAACCGGTGCACGATTCAAGCGCGTTGAAGGCGCAGTCCGCCCGCACCGAGCCGCTGACCATCAGCGAAGTGCTCGCCCGTATTGAGTTGACGCATCCGCTGCTTCGGGCGACGGGGGTTGAGCGGATGGAGGCCCGGGCGAAGATCCTGAAGGCGCTCGGGGCCTGGGAACCGATCTTCAGGAACGAGACAGAGGCGGGTCGATATCAGAGTTGGAATTTCCTGGCCGTCGAGCTTGAGGCTACGGGGGGATTTAACGACACCACGCTCGAGATGGGGCATCCTTGGGGCTTTACGATGAAAGGCGGGATCCGTAACGGATTTGGGGATCGCTACACGCAAAACGCCACTACGTTCATCCCTGATCTAAATCTCTTCTATGCTCAGCAACAAGCGCTCTTCGGTGGGTCGGCCCACCTGCTGCGCGGCTTCATGATGAACGAGGAGTACGCCGACTTCCAGAAGGCCGAACTCGCGGGGCCGCAGGCGGAGATCGCGGTGGCGCAGAAACGGCAAGACCTCTATCTCGCCGGCGCCGTGCAGTACTGGGATTGGCAAGTGGCTGTGAAGCAGAACGAAGTGCAGCAGCGGACTCTGGCCGTGGCCGAAGAACGGCTCACGCAGATTGAAGGGCAGGCCAAGCGCGGGCTGTCTTCGCCGCTCGATGTGATCGAAGCCAATAAAGAAGTTCAGCGACGTCGAGAGGCAGCCATCGCCGCCCAGCGGAAGGTGGAGTATGAGCAGTACAAACTGTCCCTCTTTCTCTGGCAGGACGGCGAGCCGGTCACGCCGCGACCGGAATGGGCGCCGGAATTCCAGGGCGAAACACCACTCCCGACCAAAGAGGAGGTCGCGGCCTATAAAGTGGAGGCGAAAGAAGATCGGCCGGAAGTGAGGGAGCTCTACATCGAAGCCAAGATGAACAATATCGACATCAAGCTTGCCAAGAACCACCTGCTCCCAAAGTTCGATTTTCGGGGGGGACAAATGCCGTTCGCCCTGGACTGGCTTGTGGGAATCGGGTATCGGTTCGAAGCGGACTTTGAGATGCCGCTGTTCCAGCGGAAAGGGCGGGGGGAGGTCATGTATGCGGAAGCGGACCAGCAACAATTGGTCATGAAACAGCTGTACACCGAGCAACAAGTCAGCGTCGACGTGGACAACTGGCTCTCGGCCCAAGTGCGGGCCAGAGACCGGGTGAAGGCGGCGACGGAAGCGCTGCGGTTGGCTAAGACGCTGGAGGAGGGCGAACGGACCCGATTCAACATGGGCGCGAGTACCGTCCTCTTTGTGAACGTCCGTGAGCGCAACGTGGTGGAACAGGCGTACCAGCTGTATCGGGCGCAGGCCGACTATGCAATATCTAAAGGCGGTATGCTGTGGGCCAAGGGAGCCTTGTCGAAGCCGTGGCCCGAAAGCGAGTTGGCCAAGTACGGGAACCCGGTGACGGCGGCGGGTATGAACGGCTACAAACGACCGGGGCGCGATTAATTCGGCAACAAAGGAGCATCCTTCCTTGATCCTTCTCTTGCTGTTGTCATTGATGAGTGTGCCGGCGACCGCATTGGCGGACCCGGTGATCGACTCGAGTGCCGTGCGGGCTCAGTCGACTCGCACCGCTCCCCTGACCATTGAAGAGGTGCTGGCCAGGATTGAGTTGACCCATCCGCTGCTCCGAGCAATGGGACTGGAGCGGGCGCAGGCCCGGGCGAAAGTCCTGAAAGCGTTGGGTGCCTGGGAGCCGAAGGTTCGGAACGAGCTCGAATTCGATCGGTATGAAACGTATAATCTGACGAACGTTTCAGGCGCTCCGAATAAATTGAGTGTTGGCTATAACGATACCTATCTCCAGGTCGGGCACCCCTGGGGGTGGGAGATCTTCGGCGGCATCCGTAACGGCTTTGGGGATAGAGCCACTCTCATTGGCAGTGGCAACACCCTCACTCCGACTCATGTCCCACAGAGTCCCGCTGTGGCAATCCCGCAAGACCTGCAACTGTTCTATCCGCAGCAATCGGCCATCGTCGGCGGAGCGTTTAATCTCCTGCGGGGATTCATGGTCAACGAAGCGTATGCCGGGTTGCAACAGGCGGAGATCGCCGGGCCGCAAGCCGAGGTGAAGGTGGCTCAGAAACGGCAAGATCTCTATCTCGCCGGGGCCGTTCAATACTGGGATTGGCAGGTCGCCGTCAAACAAGCCGATGTGGTGAAGCGTGCGCTGGCAGTCGCGGAAGAGCGCTATCGCATGGTTGAGGGGAGAGCCAAAGCCGGCGCGGTCGCCCCGATCGACGTGGTCGAAGCCCGAGAAGAAGTTCAGCGCCGTCGAGAAGCTGCCATTGCCGCGCAACGGAAGGTGGAGTATGAGCAATATAAGCTGGCGCTTTTTCTCTGGGAAAACGGCGAGCCGGTGACGCCGAGACCGGAATGGGCCCCCGAATTTCAGGGGGAAACGCCGTTACCGAGCGAAGCGGATGTGGCGGCATTCAAGGTGGAAGCTGCGGAAGACCGTCCAGAAGTGCGCGATCTCTACATTGAAGCCAAATTGAACCTTGTCGAACTGAAACTGGCGAAGAATAATCTGCTTCCAAAGCTAACGCTTGAGGGGGGGCCGCAAACGGGCGCTATCTATGTTTTTGGCGGGTTCGCTTACAAAGTAGGTGTTTTCTTCAGTATGCCGTTGTTCAATCGGGCTGCCCGAGGGAAGGTCCTTCACGCGGAGGCTGAGCAGGAACGATTGGCCTATAAGCAAGCCTATACCGAGCGACAAGTTCAGATCGACATTGATAACTGGCTCTCAGCGATGGTTCGAGCCCGAGACCGAGTGAAAGCCTCGACAGAGGCTCTGCGCTTGGCCAAGACCTTAGAAGAAGGCGAACGAGCCCGGTTTAATATGGGAGCAACGAGCGTACTCTTCGTCAACATACGAGAGCGTGCGGTGGTCGAAGCGGCTTATGAGCTCTACCGTGCCCAAGCCGACTATGCGGTGTCTCGGGGAGGGATGCTCTGGGCAAGGGGAGCGCTATCGAAGCCGCTGGCCGACAATGTGCTGGCCAAGTATGGGGATGCACTGCACGCAGCCGGTTCGTCCGGACGCAAACTGTTAGGGCGGGATTGAGGTGGTGAATGAACTTTTTGGGATCGGTATTTCGGTATTAGCGTATAGTTCATTCGTTGGGCTTGGATGTAGGTTCCCAAACGTGATGTAGTTCAGCCGTCATTAAGTTCAGCAAGGTGCCGATCAATCACATTCTGACTTATTACTGGGGGTGCTCATGAAAGAACCTCAGGGCGAAAGTTATCAGGGCCTGTTCGAAGCACTGATGAAACAGCTTTCCGTGGCTATGCGGGCTGAGAAAAAAATCATGAGTCTGATTTTTTCTTATGCCCTGGCCGTTGGGTTCTTTTCTCTTATCATCCCGTTGACCGTGCAGGAGTTGGTCAGCACCTTTTCCTATGCGGTTCAGCCGGTCATGATTTGGACTCTGACCAGCATCATGCTGGCAGTTCTGTTGTTTGTCGGTCTTTTTAAGACGTTTCATTTCTATGCGGTTGATGTCGTGCAACGCCGGATCTTTGCAAGAGTAGCCGTGGCGATGGTTGAACAGCTTCCTCGAAATCGATTTAAAGGAGCGCGATCCGATCTTTCGAATTACTTCATCGAAACGGTCTTCATGCAACGTGCCTTGTCCACGCTGCTCATTGACCTGTTGAACGTCGTGGTGGGTGGAACGGTCGGCATGATCGTGTTGGTCGTGTATCACCCGTATTTTCTTGTGTACAACCTTCTGCTCATGGCCGGGTTTGGGCTCACGTTTTTCGTGCTCTCTCGGGGAGCACTGAAGACAACCCTCGCCATGTCTCACGCGAAGTACGACGTCTTCAATTGGATTCAAGAAATTTCGCGGAATGCGTTGCAGTTGAAAGCCACCGACAGCCGCCCATTTCTCATGCAGAAGACGAATGATCTTGTCAATCGGTACGTCGAAACCCGGAAGGCTCGGTTTGCCGTTCTCGTGCGGCAGTATATCGGTTCAGTGGGCGGACAAGCGATTGCACAATCCGGCGCTCTTGCCCTTGCAGCCTATCTCATGGCATCAGGGCAATTGACCCTTGGGCAGTTAGTCGCTGTTCAGGCGGTGGTCGGCGCACTCGTCATCAATTTCGATTCTCTGATCAAAAACATGGGATATGTGTATTATTTTTTCACGTCCCTGACACATCTCGATGAGGTCTTTAGGCAGGAGCAGGATTACGTCTCAGTCGAATCCGCTGTGGCCCTGCCTAAACATTTGACTCAAGGAGTGCGCGTCACCTGTAAGGGCGTCAGTTTGGTTCATGGCGGAGTGTCTGTCTTTGACGGCTTCAATCTAGATGTCGCACCGGGCGAGAAGCTGGGGATCTACGCGCGGACAACGGGGGCAAAAACCGCTTTGGCTAGAGTACTGGGGGGACTCGAAACACCGACCAATGGAGTCGTTCAGTACAATGGCGTGGATCTCCGGTATATCGATCCAAATGCCATCAACCAATGCCGCAGTGTCATGATCGACTCGCAGTTATCGTTGATTAAGGGAACCATTGAAGAAAATATCGTCATGGGGCGTTCCTATGTTACCTATGATGATCTGAACTGGGCTCTCCGTTTCACAGAGCTTGAGGAAGATGTCGAGGGGTTGGCACGCGGTGTTAAGTCCGATATTTCCATGCTGGGAGAATCACTTTCGCCCACTCACATTGTGCAGATTCTTTTGGCTCGAGCGATTCTAGGACGTCCACAAGTCCTTATATTTGACGGCTTGATTCACTCGCTTGAGCCAGCGTTGCGCGAGCGTGTGCTTCGTCGGTTGTGCTCTAAAGATGAAGCATGGTCGGTTATCTTCGTATCGACGGATCCCAATCTTACGGATCATGCCGATCGTCGTATTATGCTGCACCATGCTCATGCGTAAACGGTTGGAATGGCAAATCAACACCGGTAAATTAATGGAGGCTCCATGGCTAGCCTAGGTCGCGGTGTCGAAGGCAGCGGGGAACGTGCGCTGGTCAAGCGAGGGGTGGGCTTGGAAGCGATCACGATCGAACAGGGACCCACATTGTCCAAGTTGCCATGCTGGGAAGCGGTACAGATTCCAGGAGGAATGTTTACGGCATCTCGTGCCATACTGACAATTCTTCTGCTCTTTCTCATCGTCCTTGAGTTCGTCCCATGGACGCAGACCATCGCTGTGAACGGGAAAGTTTCTGCTTATACTCCCTATGACCGTCCGCAGCAGATCGAATCTCGGATAACGGGCCGTGTCAAGGCGTGGCATATTTATGAAGGAGTGAAGGTCAAAAAAGGCGATCTCGTCGGCGAATTGGAGGACTACGACCCGACCTTCATGGCACCCGAGATCCTCCCGCTCTTCGAACAACGGAAGGTAGCCCTGGAACAGACGCGCCAAGCAGCACTCGCGAGGGCGGATCAGCTCAATAAGAGAATCGGGGAGATGAAGAAGCTGGTCCAAGCCGCCGTGCCCTCCGCTGAAGCAAGAGTGGTGGAAGCTGACAACAAAGTGCGGGAAGCACAGCAGAAGGTGGAACAACTTAAGATCGATGTGCATACAGCGCAACTCAATGTCGACCGGCACCGGCAACTTGTCAGGGACGGGTTGGTTTCACAACGGGAACTTGAGTTAACGATTCAGACGGAAATCGGTACAAAAGCAGGTTTGCAGGCAGCACAGGCCAGTCTGTTGGCCGCGGAGCAGGCTCGGTCCGCCTTGAGCTTCGGACGTGATCAAATCACTGCAGATGTGCAGCAACGGCTCATGGATGCAATAGCATCCCGCGATGCTGCGGTGG from Nitrospira sp. includes the following:
- a CDS encoding HlyB/MsbA family ABC transporter, coding for MKEPQGESYQGLFEALMKQLSVAMRAEKKIMSLIFSYALAVGFFSLIIPLTVQELVSTFSYAVQPVMIWTLTSIMLAVLLFVGLFKTFHFYAVDVVQRRIFARVAVAMVEQLPRNRFKGARSDLSNYFIETVFMQRALSTLLIDLLNVVVGGTVGMIVLVVYHPYFLVYNLLLMAGFGLTFFVLSRGALKTTLAMSHAKYDVFNWIQEISRNALQLKATDSRPFLMQKTNDLVNRYVETRKARFAVLVRQYIGSVGGQAIAQSGALALAAYLMASGQLTLGQLVAVQAVVGALVINFDSLIKNMGYVYYFFTSLTHLDEVFRQEQDYVSVESAVALPKHLTQGVRVTCKGVSLVHGGVSVFDGFNLDVAPGEKLGIYARTTGAKTALARVLGGLETPTNGVVQYNGVDLRYIDPNAINQCRSVMIDSQLSLIKGTIEENIVMGRSYVTYDDLNWALRFTELEEDVEGLARGVKSDISMLGESLSPTHIVQILLARAILGRPQVLIFDGLIHSLEPALRERVLRRLCSKDEAWSVIFVSTDPNLTDHADRRIMLHHAHA
- a CDS encoding RND efflux system, membrane fusion protein, translated to MASLGRGVEGSGERALVKRGVGLEAITIEQGPTLSKLPCWEAVQIPGGMFTASRAILTILLLFLIVLEFVPWTQTIAVNGKVSAYTPYDRPQQIESRITGRVKAWHIYEGVKVKKGDLVGELEDYDPTFMAPEILPLFEQRKVALEQTRQAALARADQLNKRIGEMKKLVQAAVPSAEARVVEADNKVREAQQKVEQLKIDVHTAQLNVDRHRQLVRDGLVSQRELELTIQTEIGTKAGLQAAQASLLAAEQARSALSFGRDQITADVQQRLMDAIASRDAAVAEAAKATEQLADISYRQQGVQQRIEAAKLIAPMDGTVVKMAKVGINETVKQGENLVTISPLASDPAIEMVAEGLDAPLLKPGRKVRILFFGVPAIPLPAWPSLMAGTRGGVIKVVDQIDDGKGNYRFWVVPDPDDPQPWPEQAQVRQGTKVLGWVIMNRVPLWYELWRRFNFFPPDYIERSPSVFEMFAPKVAAPGGK